The following are from one region of the Staphylococcus argenteus genome:
- a CDS encoding CsbA family protein: protein MIWYISAAFFPCVLVVLFSVLTRSKWVGTTLTLILIGASIYKEYFHNEWIIFIDVVSLLAGYLIIDQLEFHKHQDGDR, encoded by the coding sequence ATGATATGGTATATTAGCGCTGCATTCTTTCCATGTGTCTTAGTAGTGTTATTTAGTGTATTGACTAGAAGTAAATGGGTTGGTACAACACTAACGTTGATTTTAATAGGGGCTTCCATATATAAGGAATACTTTCATAACGAGTGGATTATCTTTATTGACGTAGTATCACTATTAGCTGGATATCTTATAATAGATCAGCTTGAATTTCATAAGCATCAAGATGGAGATCGCTAA